The Salvelinus alpinus chromosome 10, SLU_Salpinus.1, whole genome shotgun sequence genome includes the window GTCCCACGCTGAGTTCTGCGACTCTTACTGGGTGCCACCGAAGCTAATGACATCACTGTGACTACATCTGTATGTCACCTAGCATGTCCCTCTGGTACACAAATACTAAATTTACACTCGCGGGAAATACCACTGGAAACCAACAGACGTCTGTGTCGTCCACATTCTAAACTATGATAGGCTTTGCAGGCCAGCGGCGTTGGGTTTGTTGTGAAATGCCGGCAACGGTGACTGTTACATCGCCCTGAAGGGTAGTTTCTTCAAAGCAGTAGTATTGACTTGCCTCCTGTCTCAAAGTGCAGGTTAAGGTATTTCTCTCTGGTTGAACGTCTTGTGCCTTTATGTAGAATGCTTTCTTGTCCTCGGATTTTCCAGCTGGTACAATCCAGGCGATCGACATACGCAGGGATTGCAGAGTCACTGCTTTTTGGTCTCCGTTTAAGTACGAGATGACGTTTTCTTAAATCACAATTTCTTAGTGTTTTCACAACATTTTttaaagtgattttttttcttctccccaTTTCCTAAAATATACTAGCCAGCCTCCACAAGGTGACTCCAGCTCAAGGTGTCCATTAACTTAAGCACGGTGTTTATTTTTAGTCATGTACTGTACCCTTCAACACAAACTCGGTGATGTGGAGGCGTACTGAACTCAGTAACGTCATTAAGTCCTGGAAAAGCCAAAAGAACTTAGGATAAAATGTGAGAAACTCAAGCCGACAGCAGCCACCTGTGCGTTTTTGAATTGAGATTGGTCTCGCCTCTCTCATTCACTTGCCCTGTAAAAGACCGTCTGGTGTTTAAAAGGGGGGAGTGTATGGAGGCGCGGTCACATGCTTGGTTCAGTAAAGATCGTGGCCTGGGGTTGATTTCAAACACCTATAGAGCAAGCTTAAACCACCATTATCAGTAACCTATTTGGGATGGACGATTAAATATTGCCCCAATCATTTCAAAAATATGTCATAACATCCTTATTTGATTTCAGACCGAAACATCAAACTGTCACAAGATAAATGTAGGCAGTGTGGACATTGGCAACATgctatacagacacagacaggcaggcaggcacagacacacgcacacagacaagcacagacagacagacagatgcacgcacacagacagacaggcaggcagacagacagacgcatgcacacagacagacagacgcacgcacacagacaggcagacagacgcacacacactcttccaCCTGAACTGCGTtcaaaatggcacccaattccttATAAACCTGATGCTGACCTCTAAGGTTTACAGGTTATTTTTAAGATTGGTGGCACTCTTCACGCCACTAGTTGTGAAAGTAACTTGGTTCATTGAGAGCCAGGGTTAGCAGCACCTCTCTCTGGTCGTGTCCCGACACTACAATCATCTGGTTCAGATTGTGATTAGGAGCAGGAAATAGCAACGACAATCAAACCTAATCCCTTTTTAATCCCTCAATCTGTACCACTAAATACCTGGGGGAATCTAGACTCTGTCTCTCAACTAAAAACCACAAGCATAGACTGTTTTTATGCTTTGTCACACATGCTTTGTGTCTCTTAATTCTGTTAGAGTATTGCATTGACTTGGGTTGGGGTGgtattctgtctgtttctcttaaTATTTTAATATTTTCCTATATTGTTCTGGGTGACTGATATCTGTCCTCTGTCTACTTTATATCCTTGCTTTCTCTATTTCGTTTTGTttatgtctgtttctgtgtctgtccgTGTCGgtgtgtctgtcggtgtgtgtgtgtgtctgtctgtctgttggtctgtctgtcggtgtgcgCCTGTGGCGGCTTCCAGTGTCTAtcgctccccctcctcctcccatgcCCCAGCTGACTCCACAGATACCTCTGACAGGCTTTGTGGCCAGGGTGCAGGAGAACAGTAAGTCCTGAGGCCCACTACACGCTCTTCTTTTCCCTCTAGATCTAGATGTAGAACACCTCCGTAGATGTAGAACGCCTCCGTAGATGTAGAACGCCTCCGTAGAACTAGATGTAAAACGCCTCCGTAGAACTAGATGTAAAACGCCTCCGTAGAACTAGATGTAAAACGCCTCCGTAGAGCTAGATGTAAAACGCCTCCGTAGAACTAGATGTAAAACACCTCCGTAGAACTAGATGTAAAACACCTCCGTAGAACTAGATGTAAAACACCTCTGTAGAACTAGATGTAAAACACCTCTGTAGAACTAGATGTAAAACACCTCTGTAGAACTAGATGTAAAACACCTCTGTAGAACTAGATGTAAAACACCTCTGTAGAACTAGATGTAAAACACCTCTGTAGAACTAGATGTAAAACACCTCTGTAGAACTAGATGTAAAACACCTCTGTAGAACTAGATGTAAAACACCTCTGTAGAACTAGATGTAAAACACCTCTGTAGAACTAGATGTAAAACACCTCTGTAGAACTAGATGTAAAACACCTCTGTAGAACTAGATGTAAAACACCTCTGTAGAACTAGATGTAAAACACCTCTGTAGAACTAGATGTAAAACACCTCTGTAGAACTAGATGTAAAACACCTCTGTAGAACTAGATGTAAAACACCTCTCTAGATGTAGAACACCTCTCTAGATGTAGAACACCTCTCTAGATGTAGAACACCTCTCTAGATGTAGAACACCTCTCTAGATGTAGAACACCTCTCTAGATGTAGAACACCTCTCTAGATGTAGAACACCTCTCTAGATGTAGAACACCTCTCTAGATGTAGAACACCTCTCTAGATGTAGAACACCTCTCTAGATGTAGAACACCTCTCTAGATGTAGAACACCTCTCTAGAACTAGATGTAGAACACCTCTGTAGAACTAGATGTAGAACTAGATGTAGAACACCTCTGTAGAACTAGATGTAAAACTAGATGTAGAACACCTCTGTAGAACTAGATGTAAAACACCTCTGTAGAACACCTCTGTAGAACTAGATGTAAAACACCTCTGTAGAACACCTCTGTAGAACTAGATGTAAAACACCTCTGTAGAACACCTCTGTAGAACTAGATGTAAAACACCTCTGTAGAACTAGATGTAAAACACCTCTGTAGAACAGATGTAAAACACCTCTGTAGAACTAGATGTAAAACACCTCTGTAGAACTAGATGTAAAACACCTCTGTAGAACTAGATGTAAAACACCTCTGTAGAACTAGATGTAAAACACCTCTGTAGAACTAGATGTAAAACACCTCTGTAGAACTAGATGTAAAACACCTCTGTAGAACTAGATGTAAAACTAGATGTAGAACACCTCTGTAGAACTAGATGTAAAACACCTCTGTAGAACACCTCTGTAGAACTAGATGTAAAACACCTCTGTAGAACACCTCTGTAGAACTAGATGTAAAACACCTCTGTAGAACACCTCTGTAGAACTAGATGTAAAACACCTCTGTAGAACTAGATGTAAAACACCTCTGTAGAACAGATGTAAAACACCTCTGTAGAACTAGATGTAAAACACCTCTGTAGAACTAGATGTAAAACACCTCTGTAGAACTAGATGTAAAACACCTCTGTAGAACTAGATGTAAAACACCTCTGTAGAACTAGATGTAAAACACCTCTGTAGAACTAGATGTAAAACACCTCTGTAGAACTAGATGTAGAACACCTCTGTAGAACTAGATGTAGAACACCTCTGTAGAACTAGATGTAAAACACCTCTGTAGAACTAGATGTAAAACACCTCTGTAGAACTAGATGTAAAACACCTCTGTAGAACTAGATGTAAAACACCTCTGTAGAACTAGATGTAAAACACCTCTGTAGAACTAGATGTAGAACACCTCTGTAGAACTAGATGTAGAACTAGATGTAGAACACCTCTGTAGAACTAGATGTAGAACACCTCTGTAGAACTAGATGTAGAACACCTCCGTAGATGTAGAACACCTCCACCTGTCAATCACACACAGCATGCCTTGTGCCTGTTCACTCATTTGTCAGTCTTATGCTGGACACTAAACATCCTCAATATCATCATCCTCATCTACTGTCTGTGTTAATAAGTAGTTCTGATAGACACATTCTTATTACCATTGGCACCCATTGCTTTCTTCAGTGCTCCATTCCAGGATTATTTAGGAGAATGTACAATGAAATTGGCAGCTGAAATGGTATTTCCACAAAGTCCCACGTGTACGATAAGGCAAATGTTAAGTATAAAGTATAATTTCACTCAAAAAATGCGCTGTATGAGCGGAAGGACTTAACATATgcaaatgtgttgtgtgtgtgatcaACAGAGAAATAGTGTGCATGCTTTTATGTAACGCTAAAGAAGCTTAGCCTGCTATTGTTAGACAGATTTATGTTACGGGCAGAATTGAAATAGCACCATTTTATTGGTGTTTCTTAAGAGTATGACGGCTTTAATTTCCAGTAGATGGAGTAAAACAAAACCCACTTGGAATAGTGCCCATTTCATCCCCTTTGATATACACAACCCTGAGAATATTTTAGCTCCTGTTCCCTTTGGTACAACATATGAATGGTATCATGTTAGATTTATGCAGGTAAACCTCCACGATCCACGCATACTAATTAAGCATCTCATTTAGAGAGCTCATAACTTACTATTCAGGCTGCAGTCTATTGTATTGTTTTTGACATTACTCATTTGTAGTCATTCATTTTAACCAAAAAGAGAACTCAAATGTTGTGGGAAGATGATGGAAAGTGTCCAAACAAGTTCACATTAAAGTGCAGCATTGCCTTAGTGGCAAAGAACACTTGCAACTAAATTACATTTCTTAAAACGTGACTTGAACAAGTGACCTGGAGGAACAACGGTCAAAATCGGCATGCCAACAACTCGCTGTCGTGCATTTGGTCCTTGACCGACTAACCAACCTAGCATATACACACCCCTGCATGTTGCTCTGCTACGATTGCACGGTTTTGCATGGTTTTCTCGGTTGCATGTGCAGCCCATATGTAATGTGCTGTTTCCTTCGTCCCAGTTTCAGGCAGCGTTCCTAATCTCATTTCTACCCCCTCCCTTCTACTGCCGTTTGGCAGTTGCGGACACACCTACTCTGCCTCCGCCTCCTCCGCCGGATGACCTGCCCATGTTTGATGaggctcctccccctcctccacccccaccaGTTGActacgaggaggaagaggaagcagCTGTGGTGCACTACAACGACCCTTATGCTGACGTAGACCCCGAGTGGGCGCCCAAGAGCTACATAGAGAAAGGTGTGCCTCAGGGATCAATACTGACACCACTCTTCTTTACTGAGCGCGGCTCTTCTCCCTCCCTACCATACCCTTCACATTTATTTAAACTACACTGCACTATTCAAATACTTAAGCACTTTAATGCTTAATAGGTTAAAATCTTCAGGCAAACTCTTTCTCTAatagggagaatctcaattgcatttccttgattccttgcGGCCTCTTTCCTCGCCTTGTTCTGAAGACCCAACGGATGAGAAAATCAGGGGGGGAGGGACCTCTGACCacctcatccaatgggttttgaggtgAGGAGAAAGGACGTGAGGGATCAAAAGGGAATGCAATTGAGATGTTCCCTCACTGATGTTTTTCCCTCAGTGGTGGCCATCTACGACTACGCAGCAGATAAAGAAGATGAGCTGAGCTTCGTGGAGGGAGCCATCATCTACATCATCAAGAAGAACGATGACGGCTGGTTCGAGGGCCTAAGCAGCGGGGTCACCGGCCTGTTCCCCGGCAACTACGTCGAGTCCATCATGCACTATGCCGAGTGAAGGCACCCCTACTCCAGTATATTGATTCAGTCATATCTAGGTTACTACAGAGACCAATAAAAACAGGAGTCTGACCATACCAATCTTAAGAGAAGTGATTTTGGATATGACGGAACGCTTGTTCCCTTATACTGATTGCAAATAAACAAAACGATTTACTTTATTTAGGTGTTATGGGTGGGTTGGGGGACATTTTTATAAAGTATACAAAGATTGAATAGGATAAGGCTGATGACTTGCTCACAAGGGCTGTGGTGTAAAGATGTTTTCAAAGACCACGGTAAAACTAGCTGAAGGACATTTAAGTTTTATTGTTCTTCCTGTCTACATATGCGCAACATAACATCTGACCCCGACTATTCATTAGCGTTTGTCGACATCTATTGACCTATACATTATTCATAAGCTTATCTTGATTTCTTTGTGTATCGAGTATTTTGCTATATGGAGCATATGTAGGCATTCTGGTGATCTTGTGTGCACACCTTCAGTGGAAGTGTTACTACTGCTAATTGTATATAATGTGAGTGAGCTGCAGCCTGTTGGGTGTCTAGTGTAAATGCTAATCACAGTATCTCAAGCAGGCTACATGCCACACATGCAAATGTCCAACAGAAGATTCTGTTTTGTATAATCAAGGTTCTCACAATCACAAGGcggatccattttgaattcaaacTTCAGTGGCTTTTTATGAATAACAAAACTTTTACTTTTTATTTCAGTCATTCCTGAAATTAAGTCTGGATGTAAAGCATGCTAAATTAAAAATGTATAACCTCTACGTTTTAATGCCATTATGCTTCCATTTTGTTGTAATATttccattttattattttttttattgattgaATTATCTAGATATAAAAGCCATTTTCGGACTTGTTGACGTGATGGTCTTATTTTCTAAATGCTCTAATTTGTATTTAAACATTTATTCAATTTACTTGGTAATGTATCTAAAGCAACTAGACTATTTTAGTTCCATATCCAGCTTAAGGAATACATCACAGTAATGTTTTACTAATCTGAACAAAATGAACTCTGTAGGCCTAAGTATAATGTAAGCTACTATAAATGGATTAAGATAGATTGTATTTCATACAGTGTTCGTGGGCTCAGTTTTCAAACTCTTTTGTCGTGATGTTTTACTATTCCGTAAAAATGGAGGCCAATATGACAACTCGGATACCTCAGTCTTCAAAGTAAAAATAGTTTTAGATCTGTCATTTTTAACCTGTAACGGTTTGGTTTCGTAACTCAGGTCTGGATATCTTGATGCCAAATTGTTATTTTCTTGTTCCAAATTGACCCCACCCACTTTGTCCATATTCATTTATAGTTGTAATTATCCCTTAGGAATGACAGACTATCGATTGCTTCATGACAATTCAGGTAGGTGTTTATCAGTTGAAGGTTAAGCTGCAAAATTGCAGACTTAACCAGTTTCTTCCTGTCCGGACTCAAAACATGAAAGTAACTGCGCTTATCACTGTTTACCATTTCAGGTTGTAGCAGCTAATGCCTTGATACTTTGTTTGCTATGTTATATTCAACATATACAAGTGTTCCAGCTCAATGGGTAGAAATATCAAAGCTCTCCTCTCTGCCGTTagtttgtatatatatatgttcatTGAAAAATGAATGTACAGTCTTTTCTAATAAACCATTGTCCTATGTACTACGTAGTGGCGTGGTAATTGGGAATGAAAACAAAGGTAAAGCTTgactttaaaaaataacttttaaTGTGAGTACACAGTCATTGTGGATGTTAAGGCCTGGGTTTATTAAAGGTCCCGAACAGTGAAAATCACAGTTTTTCATGAATCCAGGACAAATGGatgttgcttctacattgatcAGAAAGTTACTCGTGCTCTCCCCCATGTCAAACACGTAAGAGGCAGGATTAGTGACATCACAAAAAGCCTaattttaatacaccaatgggAACATCTTGTACCGGTAGCTAGCCCACTGGCACAAGAATGTGACTGCAGCGTGTCACCAAATAGAATTAGAGGTTTCCTCTATTTAAGTGTCTGGTGTGAGCTAGTTATGTCTTTAGCCAGGATGGAACAAAAGCAGGGGATGGGTTGCCCACAACTCAGCCGCAGTGTTCATGTCATACAAAAAATGTATGACATCATTGATAAGAACATTGTCTCACAGTACAAACCATTATCACCTCTTTCCTTGACAAACTGACCAGGCGAAAActatgtcacctgttaaatccacttcaaatcagtgtaggtgaaggggaggagactggttaaagaaagatttttaagcctcaagacaattgagacatggattgtgtgtgtgccattcagagggtgaatgggcaagacaaaaatgtatgtgcctttgaacggggtgtggtagtaggtgccaggcacagcggtttgagtgtgtcaagaagtgcaactctgctgggtttttcacactcaaacagttacccgtgtgtatcaagaatggttccaccacccaaaggacatccagtcaacttgacaaaactgtgggaaTCATTAGAGTCAACATCCCTGTGTAActctttcgacaccttgcagagtccatgccccgacaaattgaggctgttctgcgggcaaaaaggggttgcaactcaatattaggaaggtagttcctaatgttttgtaaacacaaataaataaaaagcccAACTGAAATTGTCCAAGGTGAACCAGCTAGCTAGTGTGATAAACAGTGCTGACAATTCCATTTGGGCTAGCTCACTAGATTATATAGCCAACATTTTGTCTACATTGATAGTTCCAATAACCAAACAATTAGTGAAACCATGATTTGATATATGACAGGATTGGATGTTGTTTGAGTTCCTTTGTGTTTCAGCAAATTTGCTTGAGATAATCTCACTAACACTGCATCAATGTTGCTTGACATAGGCGGTTCTTGGGAACACCTGTCAAGGTGAGCTCCCCGCCCACCCGCCCAAGTCTTTTTGGACTTCCTGGTAGTTTGacatgagagaaaaaaatatttctCAAACTTAAAAATATTGTGGGTGATGTTTTAGTCACTCAAAAGGCTACGTTACATGGGAATCAGAATGACTGTTTGGGACCTTTAATCACTTGTGACAGGAAATACTTACAATATAACATTCTCCAATTTACAAGTCACCCTGACAAACGTTTCACATTTGGCCGTTACGGTGCGGGCGGGTCTTCGAGCAACGTCTTAATACAGATCCACACACACAATAATGATACTCCATCTTGGAGTGATTCTGCAGGGTCCATCCCGCCCCAAGCCTCACGTGTAATAACAACCGCCTTTGATGACCAAATACAGTCTTGCCGGTTGGAGGTAGGGCGGTGGCTGcatttacagtactgtatacactGAAAATCATGTTTTAACAATGATCCTGGAGGGTCCCTGTGCATATAGGTCTGTGTTCATGCCTCATGACGTGCTATTTGAACGCTTTGTTGAAGTTCAATTGAAGAATAGGTGGGGGGGGTTGGTTCAGAAACCTGTAGACGCAGGGGTCGTACAGGACTAGCATTAAAAACCACTGGTGTCAATAACATATCACTCTTTTCTGTGAGGACCTAAGGGTTTTCCAGAGGGGAGAAAGAAGCCATGGGTAATGTGAAGCAGTGCATCTCACTCAAAAGTCAGTCCTGAAGAACCTGCGTATGCATCGTTTAGTTCCACCTTTAACTTAGTTATGTACAAAAAGCTGCATAAACAGTGCTCCATcaggacccactgggaatatcACTGATGAAACATTAACCACCTTCCCTCCTCATCATCCTGGCATCTAACCCTCCATGGGGGGGGCTTCCACAGGCCTGAAGTGAAGCCTGGGGGTGGGAGCTCACTTGTCGCGGGTGTGGACCATCTCAGTGAGCCTGATGAGGGCGTCCCGTTCCGGGGAGGGCCTGAGCAGGCTGATCTGCCGGATGGCCTCCCGGCAGTAGCTCTGGGCCAGGTAGTTGGTCTGATCCACACCATCACTCTGAGGGAAAGAGAAACCAGGCAGGTGtattttatgaagccctttttacatcagcagttgtcacaaagtgctttacagatatcCAGCATAAAACCCCAAATAGTAAGCAATGCAGAGGCAGACAACATAACCATAGGACCAATAGAATTTCCAGATTGTGAGAATTGCGTGTATAAAAACAAAGGTAGAAATGTGTCCGTCCATCGTCATCAACAGCCTTACCTCCAGAACATACTGCCAGGCCCGATCCACGTCTCCAGTGGTGCTGAACCGCCTCATAATCATAGCATGCAGCTCAGGAAACTAAAGTGTAAACGGTAAAATACACTGTCACAGTCTACACAGTTaggcacatacatacatacataccagtCAGTCACTGTGTTTCAATCTAGAAATAGCAATGTTGGACAGTAACTAGAAGAGTTATTCATTTCCCATATGGGGAGCTAAAGGTTGACTGTTCAACTCTCACAATAAACACACCTGTTGACAGGCAAATAAGACTGGTCCGGTGGCCAGGCCCAGCTTAAGGTCTGTAGCCGAAGGTTTTCCTAGCTGGCTGGCGCATGCTGTGAAGTCCAGCACATCATCCACCAGCTAGGACACACAGAATTAACATGAAGTCAACTTTAATAACTTCattcatttataaaaaataaaataaaaattcaagTAAGAAGATTATACAACACCTATTCAAGAGGCAAAAGCAAATATCAGAAATGTACCTGAAAGGCGATGCCTACGTTCCTCCCGTACTGAAAGGCTATTTCCTGTACCTCTGGATCCGAGTTCACCAGAATAGATACCTTGAATGGAAAAATGACAGCCAGTCaacacacaccttttcagttctgccctagGACTTCCTGCAAGTCTGTTATTGTTGTGGAGATAGAACGTACATACTGCTTTACAACTGTTTGCTATAAGACTGGCAGTCTTCTTGAAGGTCTTCTCGAGGTAGTGCTTGAatctctcgctctcgttctccTTGGAGCCCAGCTGCATGAATTCCCCTGGAACATCAACAAATATGTTCGTGTGAACAGAGATGGCGTTTCCTATACGCTTTGAACGTTGATTACTCATTTCCCCTTACAGAATCAGAAGCGTTGCATTACAACAGTCTTGACTGTGTAGTTCTGGTAAAGTGTACAGTAACTGAAACAGCCAAGGAAACGGATAAATATAAACAGTTTGAACTGATACGGACTGCATATCTTGTGCAACGCAACAACGATATTGCGCAACATACTTGTTTGGGTCCTTACCTCGCACCAGATCCTCTATGACCTGAGACAGCACTGACACCACTGTGTTGTTGCCGATACGGGCCAGAGCCATGGAGGCTGCCGAGAGGATGAAATCTCCAGCTAAAATGGCCTGGGTGTGTATAGAGAACACATGATTAATAAAACCATACAGTCATACGATCTCACAACTAGGGTGTATTAGTTTATCATAAGACGCAGTACAAAAGTTGTTTGTCTTGCATATTTTCAAGACAACTTGGGCCATTTCATATGACCATTTCCCTCAATAACATGAACTGCATATGTTGTAGTTGAATAGCTTAGTGTAGTGTGTAATATGACACCATGACTGGCTACTGCTAACAGACAAAACCCAGGTCGGGGGACTCCGCTCACCTTTCTCTCCCCCCACACTTCGTTGATGGTAGTCATCCCCCTCCGCTTGTTCGAGCCGTCGATGACATCATCGTGGACCAGGCTGGCAGTGTGGATCATTTCAGAGATCATAGCTATGGACCGCTGACCTGGGAGCAGAtctctacacagacagacagagaactacATAGTCACACCTATTGGTTCAATAGACAATCACTGATAAGGGCAGCCTGAATAAATACTTTTATGAAATGGTTATTGCAATGAAATAGCATGGGCATGATTCATTTCAACTGTAATAGCCTACATCCATCTCCGGCAATGAAGTCTTAAACAGCAAATCAAAGGGTACAGCCTATCTTACCtttctaaaatgtttattctccCCAGTCACTTGTGCCAAGTTGTTCCTGGTGTGTGTGCTAGATAGATACATTTCATTAGCATAGTTTCTCACCCAAGTCTGCCTCTTGTACACCATTAGGCTACTTACTACCAGGCATGTATGTACCTAGTATCCATACTACCTACCTAGTTCACTGCACAATACCCAGGATAATATCTTACCCGTCTCTGTTGCTGTGAATATTGCAGGCCCGGGCCATCAGCACCACTATCATTGGTCGGAAGGCCTTGCCCTTCCCGTCAAAGTAGTAGTCACATAAGGACTTCAGCTCGGATTTGGACACAAAAAGCTCCTGTGAAGAACAGAAATGACACCTTTATTGGGGTTACGTAACTTTAAAAATCAGTCACAGTAGGCTGAACTGGGCATAGAAGCTAAATGAGACGGAGTAAGTAGCCCACGCCACTGTGACCATGCTACATGACGACTCCAAGTAAGGCGACTTACCTTTTTAATATCATCATACAAATGATTCAAGTCTTTTTGGGCTAGTGAGAACGGGTCCTTCAGCTTGGCATCACTGTGTATCCCTTTGCTGCAGCAAGGCTTTGGTGTGGGGTAAAGCAACCTTGATTTGTGCctactgtaaaataaatatgcACATGTACATATAACAATTATCACATCTATTTagagtgccagtcaaaagtttggacgcatctactcattcaaggatttctttactgtagaataatagtgaagacat containing:
- the LOC139531850 gene encoding all trans-polyprenyl-diphosphate synthase PDSS1-like isoform X1; translation: MAIPWRHCWRWTIGATSTSVLETICGFNGRSATFAASSFRGTGAGAGSGKEGLSSRPVDTTSIGNYILTSRHKSRLLYPTPKPCCSKGIHSDAKLKDPFSLAQKDLNHLYDDIKKELFVSKSELKSLCDYYFDGKGKAFRPMIVVLMARACNIHSNRDGDLLPGQRSIAMISEMIHTASLVHDDVIDGSNKRRGMTTINEVWGERKAILAGDFILSAASMALARIGNNTVVSVLSQVIEDLVRGEFMQLGSKENESERFKHYLEKTFKKTASLIANSCKAVSILVNSDPEVQEIAFQYGRNVGIAFQLVDDVLDFTACASQLGKPSATDLKLGLATGPVLFACQQFPELHAMIMRRFSTTGDVDRAWQYVLESDGVDQTNYLAQSYCREAIRQISLLRPSPERDALIRLTEMVHTRDK
- the LOC139531850 gene encoding all trans-polyprenyl-diphosphate synthase PDSS1-like isoform X2; its protein translation is MISEMIHTASLVHDDVIDGSNKRRGMTTINEVWGERKAILAGDFILSAASMALARIGNNTVVSVLSQVIEDLVRGEFMQLGSKENESERFKHYLEKTFKKTASLIANSCKAVSILVNSDPEVQEIAFQYGRNVGIAFQLVDDVLDFTACASQLGKPSATDLKLGLATGPVLFACQQFPELHAMIMRRFSTTGDVDRAWQYVLESDGVDQTNYLAQSYCREAIRQISLLRPSPERDALIRLTEMVHTRDK